One window from the genome of Megalobrama amblycephala isolate DHTTF-2021 linkage group LG4, ASM1881202v1, whole genome shotgun sequence encodes:
- the hexb gene encoding beta-hexosaminidase subunit beta isoform X2: protein MYCLLKFAPLFLAVSVCRGWLFGDFVGKQKELNGEISLWPLPQKFQSSAVAFKLSPASFQIVHAKESSAGPSCSLLENAFRRYFEYMFGDLKKHEKSRKKVFDSDLVELKVWITSADPECDGFPSLQTDESYQLSVDEPSAVLKAANVWGALRGLETFSQLVYEDYYGVNNINKTEISDFPRFAHRGILLDSSRHFLPLKVILANLEAMAMNKFNVFHWHIVDDQSFPYMSRTFPELSQKGAYHPFTHVYTPSDVKMVIEFARMRGIRVIPEFDTPGHTQSWGNGIKDLLTPCFSGSTPSGTFGPVNPILNSSYEFMAQFFKEISMVFPDAYIHLGGDEVDFNCWKSNPDVQKFMTQQGFGTDYSKLESFYIQRLLDIVAATKKGYMVWQEVFDNGVKLKDDTVVEVWMGNKMEEELQNVTGAGFTTILSAPWYLDYISYGQDWQRYYKVEPLNFPGTDAQKKLVIGGEACLWGEYVDATNLTPRLWPRASAVAERLWSDKSVTDISNAYNRLVQHRCRMVKRGIPAEPLFVGHCRHEYKGL, encoded by the exons ATGTACTGTCTGCTCAAATTTGCGCCTCTGTTTTTGGCGGTATCCGTCTGCCGCGGGTGGCTCTTCGGCGACTTTGTTGGAAAACAGAAAGAGCTGAATGGTGAAATCTCTCTCTGGCCACTACCGCAGAAATTCCAGTCGTCCGCCGTCGCTTTTAAACTCAGCCCCGCGAGCTTCCAGATCGTCCACGCGAAAGAGTCCTCCGCCGGACCGAGCTGCAGTCTACTTGAGAATGCATTTCGCAG GTATTTTGAATACATGTTTGGCGATCTGAAGAAGCACGAGAAGAGCCGAAAGAAAGTGTTTGATTCCGATCTTGTGGAGCTGAAGGTGTGGATCACATCAGCTGATCCGGAGTGCGATGGTTTCCCAAGTCTGCAAACCGACGAGTCAT ATCAGCTGTCAGTTGATGAACCCTCTGCTGTGCTGAAAGCTGCAAATGTATGGGGAGCTTTGCGGG GACTGGAAACATTCAGCCAGTTGGTCTATGAGGATTACTATGGAGTT AACAACATCAATAAGACAGAAATCTCAGATTTCCCACGGTTTGCTCATCGAGGGATCCTCCTGGACTCATCCCGCCACTTCCTGCCACTCAAAGTCATTTTGGCCAATTTG GAAGCTATGGCGATGAACAAGTTTAACGTATTCCACTGGCATATTGTGGACGATCAGTCATTTCCTTATATGAGCCGTACCTTCCCTGAGTTAAGTCAGAAG ggagccTATCACCCATTCACACACGTGTACACTCCATCTGACGTGAAGATGGTCATCGAATTTGCCCGCATGAGGGGGATCCGGGTCATTCCTGAGTTTGACACCCCAGGACACACACAATCATGGGGCAATG GCATAAAGGATCTGCTAACACCCTGTTTCAGTGGCTCTACTCCTTCTGGAACATTTGGGCCGGTGAACCCCATCTTAAACTCCTCTTATGAGTTCATGGCCCAGTTTTTCAAAGAGATCAGCATGGTCTTCCCTGATGCCTACATTCACCTGGGAGGAGACGAGGTTGACTTCAATTGTTG GAAATCCAACCCTGATGTTCAGAAGTTTATGACGCAGCAGGGCTTTGGCACAGACTACAGCAAACTGGAGTCCTTCTACATTCAAAG GCTACTTGATATTGTGGCTGCTACCAAGAAAGGTTACATGGTGTGGCAGGAAGTGTTCGATAATGGGGTGAAG CTGAAGGATGACACTGTTGTGGAGGTGTGGATGGGGAACAAGATGGAGGAGGAGTTACAGAATGTGACTGGGGCAGGATTTACAACCATTCTTTCTGCCCCTTGGTACCTGGACTACATTAGCTATGGACAGGACTGGCAACGTTACTACAAAGTTGAGCCACTCAATTTCCCTG GCACAGATGCACAGAAGAAGCTGGTGATTGGAGGAGAGGCTTGTCTCTGGGGAGAGTATGTGGATGCCACCAACCTCACTCCTCGACTCTG GCCAAGAGCCAGTGCTGTTGCTGAGAggttatggagtgataaaagtGTGACAGACATCAGTAATGCCTATAATCGTCTGGTCCAGCATCGCTGCCGCATGGTCAA GAGAGGCATTCCTGCAGAACCTCTATTTGTTGGCCACTGCCGTCATGAGTACAAGGGCCTGTGA
- the hexb gene encoding beta-hexosaminidase subunit beta isoform X1, producing MYCLLKFAPLFLAVSVCRGWLFGDFVGKQKELNGEISLWPLPQKFQSSAVAFKLSPASFQIVHAKESSAGPSCSLLENAFRRYFEYMFGDLKKHEKSRKKVFDSDLVELKVWITSADPECDGFPSLQTDESYQLSVDEPSAVLKAANVWGALRGLETFSQLVYEDYYGVNNINKTEISDFPRFAHRGILLDSSRHFLPLKVILANLEAMAMNKFNVFHWHIVDDQSFPYMSRTFPELSQKGAYHPFTHVYTPSDVKMVIEFARMRGIRVIPEFDTPGHTQSWGNGIKDLLTPCFSGSTPSGTFGPVNPILNSSYEFMAQFFKEISMVFPDAYIHLGGDEVDFNCWKSNPDVQKFMTQQGFGTDYSKLESFYIQRLLDIVAATKKGYMVWQEVFDNGVKLKADTQIHVWKERPQYQDEMAQVTAAGFSALLSTPWYLNRISYGQDWVNIYKADPQNFTGTDAQKKLVIGGEACLWGEYVDATNLTPRLWPRASAVAERLWSDKSVTDISNAYNRLVQHRCRMVKRGIPAEPLFVGHCRHEYKGL from the exons ATGTACTGTCTGCTCAAATTTGCGCCTCTGTTTTTGGCGGTATCCGTCTGCCGCGGGTGGCTCTTCGGCGACTTTGTTGGAAAACAGAAAGAGCTGAATGGTGAAATCTCTCTCTGGCCACTACCGCAGAAATTCCAGTCGTCCGCCGTCGCTTTTAAACTCAGCCCCGCGAGCTTCCAGATCGTCCACGCGAAAGAGTCCTCCGCCGGACCGAGCTGCAGTCTACTTGAGAATGCATTTCGCAG GTATTTTGAATACATGTTTGGCGATCTGAAGAAGCACGAGAAGAGCCGAAAGAAAGTGTTTGATTCCGATCTTGTGGAGCTGAAGGTGTGGATCACATCAGCTGATCCGGAGTGCGATGGTTTCCCAAGTCTGCAAACCGACGAGTCAT ATCAGCTGTCAGTTGATGAACCCTCTGCTGTGCTGAAAGCTGCAAATGTATGGGGAGCTTTGCGGG GACTGGAAACATTCAGCCAGTTGGTCTATGAGGATTACTATGGAGTT AACAACATCAATAAGACAGAAATCTCAGATTTCCCACGGTTTGCTCATCGAGGGATCCTCCTGGACTCATCCCGCCACTTCCTGCCACTCAAAGTCATTTTGGCCAATTTG GAAGCTATGGCGATGAACAAGTTTAACGTATTCCACTGGCATATTGTGGACGATCAGTCATTTCCTTATATGAGCCGTACCTTCCCTGAGTTAAGTCAGAAG ggagccTATCACCCATTCACACACGTGTACACTCCATCTGACGTGAAGATGGTCATCGAATTTGCCCGCATGAGGGGGATCCGGGTCATTCCTGAGTTTGACACCCCAGGACACACACAATCATGGGGCAATG GCATAAAGGATCTGCTAACACCCTGTTTCAGTGGCTCTACTCCTTCTGGAACATTTGGGCCGGTGAACCCCATCTTAAACTCCTCTTATGAGTTCATGGCCCAGTTTTTCAAAGAGATCAGCATGGTCTTCCCTGATGCCTACATTCACCTGGGAGGAGACGAGGTTGACTTCAATTGTTG GAAATCCAACCCTGATGTTCAGAAGTTTATGACGCAGCAGGGCTTTGGCACAGACTACAGCAAACTGGAGTCCTTCTACATTCAAAG GCTACTTGATATTGTGGCTGCTACCAAGAAAGGTTACATGGTGTGGCAGGAAGTGTTCGATAATGGGGTGAAG CTGAAAGCCGACACACAGATCCATGTTTGGAAAGAACGGCCGCAGTACCAGGATGAGATGGCGCAGGTAACGGCGGCTGGTTTCAGTGCTCTTCTCTCCACACCCTGGTACCTCAACCGCATCAGCTACGGCCAGGACTGGGTGAACATTTACAAAGCTGACCCCCAAAATTTCACTG GCACAGATGCACAGAAGAAGCTGGTGATTGGAGGAGAGGCTTGTCTCTGGGGAGAGTATGTGGATGCCACCAACCTCACTCCTCGACTCTG GCCAAGAGCCAGTGCTGTTGCTGAGAggttatggagtgataaaagtGTGACAGACATCAGTAATGCCTATAATCGTCTGGTCCAGCATCGCTGCCGCATGGTCAA GAGAGGCATTCCTGCAGAACCTCTATTTGTTGGCCACTGCCGTCATGAGTACAAGGGCCTGTGA
- the enc1 gene encoding ectoderm-neural cortex protein 1, producing the protein MKMSVCVHENRKSRASTGSMNIYLFHKSSYADSVLMHLNALRQQRLFTDVLLHAGNRSFPCHRAVLAACSRYFEAMFSGGLRESQDSEVDFRDSIHPEVLELLLDYAYSSRVIINEENAESLLEAGDMLEFQDIRDACAEFLEKNLHPSNCLGMLMLSDAHQCTQLFQLSWSMCLSNFPAICKTEEFLQLPKDMLVQLLAHEELETEDERLVYESALNWVNYDLERRHCHLPELLRTVRLALLPAIFLMENVSTEELIIAQAKSKELVDEAIRCKLRILQNDGVVNSPCARPRKTSHALFLLGGPTFMCDKLYLVDQKAKEIIPKADIPSPRKEFSACAIGCKVYVTGGRGSENGVSKDVWVYDTLHEEWSKAAPMLIARFGHGSAELRHCLYVVGGHTAATGCLPASPSVSLKQVEQFDPVANKWSMVAPLREGVSNAAVVSVKLKLFAFGGTSVAHDKLPKVQCYDPSENRWTVPASCPQPWRYTAAAVLGNQIFVMGGDTEFSACSAYKFSSETYQWTKVGDVTAKRMSCQAVASGNKLYVVGGYFGTQRCKTLDCYDPTLDAWNSITTVPYSLIPTAFVSTWKHLPA; encoded by the exons atGAAAATGTCTGTCTGTGTCCACGAGAACCGCAAGTCTCGTGCCAGCACGGGCTCAATGAACATCTACCTGTTCCACAAGTCCTCGTACGCAGACAGCGTGCTAATGCACCTGAATGCTCTTCGTCAGCAGAGACTCTTCACAGATGTTCTGCTCCACGCAGGAAACCGCTCTTTCCCATGCCACAGGGCTGTGCTGGCCGCCTGCAGCCGCTACTTTGAAGCAATGTTCAGCGGAGGGCTGAGAGAGAGTCAGGACAGTGAAGTGGACTTCAGGGACTCCATCCATCCAGAG GTATTGGAGCTCCTTCTGGACTACGCCTACTCTTCAAGAGTAATAATAAATGAAGAGAATGCAGAGTCTCTTCTTGAGGCTGGTGACATGCTGGAGTTTCAGGACATTCGAGATGCCTGTGCCGAGTTCCTGGAGAAGAACCTCCACCCATCCAACTGCCTGGGCATGCTGATGCTCTCGGACGCTCATCAGTGCACCCAGCTGTTCCAGCTGTCCTGGAGCATGTGTCTCAGTAACTTCCCTGCTATCTGCAAGACTGAGGAGTTTCTCCAGCTGCCCAAGGACATGCTGGTCCAACTGCTGGCACACGAAGAGCTCGAAACCGAGGACGAGCGTCTGGTCTACGAGTCAGCTCTCAACTGGGTGAACTATGACCTTGAGAGGAGGCACTGTCACCTTCCAGAGCTGCTCCGTACCGTGCGTCTGGCTCTCCTGCCTGCCATCTTCCTTATGGAGAACGTCTCTACAGAGGAGCTCATCATCGCACAGGCTAAAAGCAAAGAGCTGGTAGACGAGGCCATACGCTGCAAACTGCGCATCTTGCAAAACGACGGCGTCGTCAACAGTCCTTGCGCCCGGCCCCGCAAGACCAGTCATGCCCTTTTCTTGTTGGGCGGCCCTACGTTCATGTGCGACAAGCTCTACCTGGTGGACCAAAAGGCCAAAGAGATCATTCCAAAGGCGGACATCCCCAGCCCAAGAAAGGAGTTCAGCGCCTGTGCCATTGGCTGCAAAGTGTACGTGACGGGTGGCCGGGGCTCAGAGAACGGCGTGTCTAAAGACGTTTGGGTGTACGATACATTACACGAGGAATGGTCCAAAGCGGCTCCGATGCTGATAGCACGTTTCGGTCACGGTTCTGCTGAGTTACGCCACTGCCTGTATGTCGTCGGAGGTCACACAGCTGCCACTGGCTGTCTGCCTGCATCACCATCTGTATCCTTGAAGCAGGTAGAGCAGTTTGACccagttgctaacaagtggaGCATGGTGGCTCCACTGCGAGAAGGAGTTAGTAATGCAGCTGTCGTCAGCGTAAAGCTTAAGTTGTTCGCCTTCGGAGGGACGAGTGTGGCCCACGACAAGCTGCCCAAAGTTCAGTGCTACGATCCCTCAGAAAATCGCTGGACGGTCCCGGCGTCCTGCCCCCAGCCGTGGCGCTACACTGCAGCTGCTGTTCTCGGCAACCAGATCTTTGTAATGGGGGGCGACACCGAATTCTCCGCTTGCTCTGCCTACAAATTCAGCAGTGAGACTTATCAGTGGACTAAAGTTGGAGATGTTACAGCGAAACGAATGAGCTGCCAGGCGGTGGCCTCCGGAAACAAACTTTATGTGGTGGGTGGCTACTTTGGTACGCAGCGCTGTAAAACCCTAGACTGCTATGACCCCACGCTCGATGCCTGGAACAGCATCACTACCGTACCTTATTCCTTAATCCCCACCGCCTTTGTCAGCACCTGGAAACACCTCCCAGCCTGA